From the Colletotrichum lupini chromosome 10, complete sequence genome, one window contains:
- a CDS encoding inositol polyphosphate kinase — translation MPATSTVATSCLCLCSRTPLAKLDGSKQRSLPEKTSCPVPSATCTRQGFGGRGATIHCKKVPCAAESTLRFVGDTEIPFQSSKYEVPYGTTSQRLGGTYHFANGIFNLALAPKSIWLLLGCRRLPNTFTHSSCIRDYASFFLLPILSSNLVPLSPSSHTTLELDQLHFNLSPSPSSRHWTPGGSSLFKLAPPFASLAKPSRLPFTDIYQIERAREIESQEDAQRADIHQFATPRYGHPASHPLQNFPFTPTSTRQAHLGYPLGNRIAHRHSSTTTDPLSFFPTLPSASTMSKTKIPNLPDLSDLLDYDHTVAGHAGTMTTADGSMFIKPCTQAEIDFYQSAYSDPAHADFKEIMPDFWGTLSLVDPLELSSVEDGVPGPVASPEAKKELEASVTGQPPADSHQENGKWVQNKSKKIKTDQSVVLNNSGSGFASPNFLDVKLGVRLWADDAPAEKKRRFDDITSKTTHGPLGFRIAGMKVWRGSTMKSELDQNDYKVYDKDYGRTYVNTDNVVENFRKFIFNKAAGIDDDLARAVVTAFLHDLRNVERVLSSEESRMYSASLLFVFEGDGDKLREAIAQNNAVVDSIVAAEVKVEAEGEKPGRTTSRVDSGIELIEEDRVTIHVPDHGSLSDDDDDDDDVELPKVFTLKLIDFAHAQWTPGQGPDENALKGVRSLIKIFEEMEKEEGYRSSTFAAPPRKVLRAMIYEHGLLNDYNTQIQSSALWCEVEVAPEEDNRLASMITTLRYTIIIIITPGSEVCHYRVLTAGNPKVTSHQLWALHGTNAGRLHSSGIIKGFSWQYGTDLGIQPERFYSGDWGGIFESSPLQSIKIWVFLKSLVQRSDSSVANASDVRHPFVLVLFPSALAQ, via the exons ATGCCTGCTACCAGCACCGTTGCGACGTCGTGTTTGTGTCTCTGTTCTCGAACGCCTCTGGCCAAGTTGGACGGGAGCAAACAGCGCTCATTGCCTGAAAAGACTTCTTGTCCCGTCCCGTCTGCCACTTGCACAAGGCAAG GCTTTGGGGGAAGGGGCGCGACGATCCACTGCAAAAAAGTACCTTGTGCTGCTGAAAGTACCTTGCGCTTCGTTGGGGACACAGAGATACCTTTTCAAAGTTCCAAGTACGAAGTGCCTTACGGTACAACATCGCAGCGCCTCGGAGGTACGTACCACTTCGCGAATGGCATTTTCAATCTCGCTCTCGCGCCCAAATCAATTTGGTTGCTGCTGGGCTGCCGGCGCCTGCCAAACACATTCACTCATTCATCGTGTATTCGTGACTACGCCTCCTTCTTTCTCCTCCCCATCCTGTCATCTAACCTTGTTCCCTTGTCACCATCCTCCCACACCACCCTGGAACTAGACCAACTGCATTTTAACCTCTCCCCGTCCCCTTCATCTCGACACTGGACTCCTGGAGGCTCGTCTCTCTTCAA GCTCGCGCCTCCATTTGCTTCCCTTGCCAAGCCGTCTCGACTGCCGTTTACCGACATTTACCAGATAGAAAGAGCCAGAGAAATAGAAAGCCAAGAAGACGCACAACGCGCAGACATACATCAGTTCGCCACGCCGCGCTACGGCCATCCAGCATCACATCCGTTACAAAACTTTCCATTTACCCCGACTTCCACGCGCCAGGCGCATCTAGGATACCCCCTGGGCAACCGAATCGCCCATAGACACTCTTCAACAACCACCGATCCTCTCTCGTTTTTTCCAACTCTCCCTAGCGCAAGCACCATGTCTAAAACAAAGATTCCCAATCTTCCTGATCTCTCTGATCTTCTCGACTACGATCACACCGTTGCTGGCCA TGCTGGAACCATGACCACTGCCGATGGCTCCATGTTCATCAAGCCCTGTACGCAGGCAGAGATCGATTTTTATCAATCGGCCTACTCAGACCCTGCGCATGCCGACTTCAAAGAAATAATGCCCGACTTCTGGGGAACCTTGAGCCTTGTCGACCCTCTCGAACTCAGCTCTGTCGAAGATGGTGTTCCCGGTCCCGTCGCCTCGCCTGAGGCCAAGAAGGAGCTCGAGGCCTCCGTTACCGGGCAGCCCCCGGCCGATTCGCATCAGGAGAATGGAAAGTGGGTGCAGAACAAGTCAAAGAAGATCAAGACCGATCAGTCGGTCGTCCTCAACAACTCTGGCTCGGGCTTTGCCTCGCCCAACTTTCTCGACGTCAAGTTGGGTGTCAGGCTGTGGGCCGACGATGCGCCTGCCGAGAAGAAGCGCAGGTTCGACGACATCACGAGCAAGACCACACACGGCCCCCTGGGCTTTAGAATCGCGGGTATGAAGGTCTGGCGCGGCTCCACCATGAAGTCCGAGCTGGATCAGAATGACTACAAGGTATACGATAAGGACTACGGCCGCACCTACGTAAATACCGATAATGTTGTCGAAAACTTCCGTAAATTCATCTTCAACAAGGCCGCCGGTATCGACGACGACCTGGCACGCGCGGTTGTTACGGCTTTCCTGCATGACCTGCGAAACGTCGAACGTGTCCTCTCTTCGGAAGAGAGCAGAATGTACTCGGCTAGCTTACTGTTCGTTTTCGAGGGCGACGGCGACAAGCTCAGAGAAGCCATTGCGCAGAACAACGCGGTCGTCGACAGTATCGTGGCCGCGGAGGTCAAGGTTGAGGCAGAGGGCGAGAAGCCTGGTAGAACTACCTCCCGTGTGGATAGTGGCATCGAGCTGATCGAGGAAGACCGTGTGACGATCCATGTCCCCGATCACGGTAGCCTTTcagacgacgatgacgatgacgacgatgtCGAATTGCCCAAGGTCTTCACGTTGAAACTTATTGATTTCGCCCACGCACAGTGGACTCCCGGCCAGGGTCCCGACGAAAACGCGCTCAAGGGCGTGCGGAGTTTGATCAAGATATTCGAAGAAATGGAAAAGGAAGA AGGCTACCGGTCCTCGACTTTCGCAGCACCACCACGAAAAGTTTTGCGGGCCATGATTT ACGAGCACGGTTTGCTCAACGATTACAATACCCAGATACAGTCGAGCGCGCTTTGGTGCGAAGTAGAAGTCGCTCCTGAGGAGGACAACAGGCTCGCATCCATGATAACGACCTTGAGATacaccatcatcatcatcatcacacCAGGC TCTGAAGTATGTCACTACCGCGTGCTAACGGCAGGGAACCCAAAGGTTACCTCGCATCAACTATGGGCCCTGCATGGAACCAATGCAGGCCGGCTGCACAG TAGCGGTATCATCAAGGGCTTCTCCTGGCAATACGGAACAGACCTAGGCATACA GCCtgagagattctattctggAGACTGGGGTGGCATATTCGAGAGCTCTCCACTACAGAGTATCAAGATTTGGGTATTTCTCAAGAG CTTGGTGCAAAGGTCTGACTCTTCCGTTGCCAATGCCTCCGATGTCCGTCACCCATTCGTGCTTGTTCTTTTCCCATCCGCTCTTGCTCAATAA